ACGTTGCTGTAACTGTGCTCTGTCTTCTGTCTCTTGGACACTCAGCTCCTGTGACAAGCTGTGAGAATCTAATCCAGCCTCGTGAAATCCACGGAAATCAGGTCAGACTCTTATCTCACCTTTCACTTATCACTTTCTGCACATATACGCTGAGTAAAATAAGTTTTGAACACGTCACCAAATTTACATGAAATTTACACCAGATGTGGGTAACCACCCATCCagtccacacatgcaaagaaatcaaaacatTGATATCCATAAATTAAGCTATGTGTAATAATAAGAGGAAAAGTATTGAACATATAGAACGGAAGGTGCAAAAAGGCATGGAAGTCATGACACCAGCTGAAATCTATCAGCAATTACAAAGCAATCCTGCCCCCTAGTGCAAATTAATGTCAGCTGGTTCTATTCTAACTGACAGCCTATAAAAAGTTGTCTCATTAACAAGGTGTCACACAAGAAACATCTCATGATGGATAAAACCAATCCATCAGAATTACTAAACTTGTaagtaaattttatttatatagcacatttcacagctaaaaatcacaaagtgcttcacaattaaatcaaaaatacaaataaaataatataaaacagtgaaaaatttaattaaaagcttgtttgtataaaaatgtcttcagctgctttttaaaggagtcGGTGGAGTCTAGACAGCGTAAAGACAACGTCAGGgagttccacagccttggtCCTAGTGCCTGAAAAGCCCGATCCCCATGTGTTTTAAACCTAGTATGTTTCAGATCCAACATAACCAGAACGGTTATGTTGGATCTGAAGGTTCCAGTGAGCACTGTTGGGGCAGGAGAGAACATAATTTCACCATAAACCGGCCAGGACCAGCTGCTCCCCGCCAGTTTTCAGACAGGGGAGTGAAAAGAATTATCAGAAGAGTTGTCCAAAAGCAAAGGAGCACTTGCGAAGAGCTACAAAAAGACGTGGAATCAGCTCATCTGCCATGGCCTGTATGCACGCTCACCATACAAGACGCCATTGCTGAAGAAAAAGCATGCTAAAGCACGTTTAAAGTTTGCTGAACAACATTTAGACAAGAAATACTGGCAGAATATACTCTGGTCAGTAGAGGCCAAAACTGAACTGATGCCTTAATACACGCCATGTCTGGAGGTCAAAAGGCACTGCATACCACCCCAAAAACAATATACCAGTAGTGAAGTTTGGAGCTGGGAACATCACAGTATGGGGCTGTTTTTCATCATGTGGCACTGTAATGTTTCATATAAATTCAGGAAGATGAATGGGAAAAATGTTCTGCTAGCATCTACCAGGATATTGAAGATGAAATGAGGACGGACCTTTCAGCAAGacgatgatcccaaacacaaagCCAAAGAAGCTGCTAGAATGACACAGCCAATCACCTGACCTGAATCTAATTGAAAATCTATAGATATAATTAAAGTTTAGAGTTCATAGCAGGGCTCACAGAACGTTCAGAATTTGAAGACCATTTGTGTAGAAGAATGAACCAAAATCACACCTGAGCGATGCTTGCGGCTAGGAGGCGTCTTGAAGTTGTCATTACCAACAAAAGCTTTTGCATGAAGTATTAAATGCAATTTCAGTAGGCGTGTTCAATACTTTTTCCTTGTTTCATTTCTCAATATTACACATAACATctatggtttgatttctttgcatgtgtggactGGCTGGATTGTTACCAACATCTAGTGAGAATTTTATGTCAAtagcacctttagaaatatatgtaCTGAGAAATTTGGTGATGTTTTCAATACTTATTTTACCCCCTGTATATTATACACCATCTGTTTCAGCTGGTGGGAAAATGGACACACATAGCAGTGAGCTTAGACATACCTGGATTCAACATGCTGACGAAGATGCCTCTGGAGACCGCCTGGATGAACATCACTGCTGCCAATGAGGCTAATACGTTCAATAATCTCTACGTTCACAGaatgtaataaaaatgataaagccTTGCCTGAAGTGATACTGTTTTCAAGTAATGTGAATATAGAAGTCTCTttaattttatcttttaaaaggAGGGGCATGTGTTCCACACTGAAAACCAACATGACTTTGGTTAACAACAGTATGGGTGAGTATTAGTGAGGGAACAAATGTTCGATGACCAGATTTAGACTTTGGACCTAGCATTGCCACAACACTTTCAGTATATATCGATTGATGTGTATTTCTGTCCACAGTGTACAATTACCAATATCCTACTGTCCTGCTGAATACTGGCTGTCCTGACTGCCTTGTTATGTACTCAAATAAAACCGTTGGAAGAACCACATTTAAAGCTTTCCATCTCCTGAGTAAGAACAATGACACACCTATAATGTAATGTCAAAGTACGTAAGTATTTTTTATGAGACGCCGTCCACtaatttccaaaataaaacaatgactAATCATTGAACAGTGGTTTCCACTGTTCTATGGCTTATTAAATCGGAACACTGCCCTTTGAAATACCAGTTACAAATAACACTTGCCAGTTAAAGGCATATtaggaaatgtttttttctttcttttttttttaaagaataaaacatctaaaaacgtgcagtgctgtgaaaatgtATTTGCACCCTTCCTGGTTTCTATTTTATATATTAGTCACACTTAGatatttcagatcatcaaatacatttttagattagacaaagataacccaagcaaacagaaaacacagttcttaaaggaatatttcatttACATGGCACTGTGTGAAAAGGTAATTgtccctaaacctaataactggttagCAAGAACTGAAATCAAGCGTTTGCAATGattggcaatgagtctttcacatcactgtggaggaacttTTCAAAACTCTACTATGTAGAATATTTTCAATTCAGTCGCACTGGACTGGATTTTCAAGCATGAATGGATTTTaaaagccattcagaggtggccTTGCTCATGTGCTCATGGCCACAAATTCTCCTTCAATATCATGGTTCCTTCTGTCTACTTTTTCTGTCTCCCAGGTAGGAGAGCTAAAGTGTCTGCTGCTGAGCTGGAAGAGTTTACAAAGCAGGCAGAGTGTCTGAACCTAGAATCCCCTGCTATCTTGGATTCAGAAAAAGGTATGAACCTTTATATAATATGAAAACCTAGAAACTGCAGTTGAACTGAATGTTACTACTTCAATCTAATATTATCTTTATACTCTTTATATTTTTGTAACCGCCATGTTTGATAAGGTCATAGATTAATCAAATTTATGAATGAACTTTATTTACAAATGTCTTCTTGCAGGGTTTTGCCCAGATCCAGCGCTCGGCCCCGGAACACAGACTACTGATCTGTCCTTGAGTAGCGTAACGCCCGATGATCTCAACCTATCGGAGAAGCTTTTCACTGAGAGTGGAATGAAGACCATTTTAGACACGGACCAAAGTAGTGTGGATCTATTCAATGAAGACTGAAGTAGTCATAAATGTCACTAAGCCATTCTTCGCTGACCTCTGGTGTTAACACATTTTCTAAATCTAAAGCTTACTTGATCTCTTTGTCTGACcactctctgtaaaccctagagccATGCTATGTTAAATGTTACTCAAATCAACCGTCTTACCCATTCTGATGTTCCGATTTGAGCTTCAGCAGGTTATCTTGCGTCCTCATGCTTAAATAAACGGAGTTGTTgtcatttgattggctgattagaatGAAAGAGCAGGTGGACAGGTGTACCTTACAAAGATGCCTGTCAGTGCTTATTATctagcaaataatagcagccaAGGAAGCAGTTAATAAAAAAATGAGTTGAAGAGAAGAATGTCCATACCTTTGTTTAATTACGTTTATTCCTGTACATACATCTGCTCATGAGTCATGTATAtacattttctgtctctcagacacacacacgcacacatacgaCCACTCAAGATCATATAAAAAGGACTAATATTTTGTGCAGGATTTCATCACAGATCTACATCGGAACATTTGCTTCTGCAAacatcatgcacacacacaccacaaataTGCATACGGCCCTACGCCTCGCTTTACACAGAACAGTTCAAAGTATAGAAAAGTGACAGATGAACCGACAGGCAAACCAGCAGTAATCAAGTGAATTTGGGTCTTTTAACATAAAAAGGctaaatctgttttttgttggtGCATGTGCTTCCTTCACTTTTCTAAATAGGAAAACCACAGAAATGTTATAAaggttattctttttttttttctcagggaTATTTCCAAATCTTCAAATGCATCGTTTAGCAATTACTCAAAGTAACGTGTGACGTGTGTACTATATGCGACACCCTGGTGTAACAGTGAGATTTTGCTACATTTTGGGGCTTTTCAAAATCTAGTGCAATCCCCTGAGTGTGATCCATGCAATCACCAGACCTCAGTGAACAAAAACTAAGTGGCTTAGCTCAAATTCTTGACATACATAACCTCATAGTCTTCTTATGCTTTCACAAAGGTGTGCGGAGCAGTGAAAGACAATTATGCAATCTACTCAAAAAGGCCTTCTTTCAGATTTCCATCTGTTCCTCTCTTTGTCAATGTCAAACATATGCAAGATATGTGATGTGCTTCACGTTGTGATCTGTGACATGGAAACATTTGTTGAAGTAACCATCATGAAGCAGGATTACAGGCTAAATAACTCACTCAGAAAGAAGGCTTCATAATTAATATTTTATCACAAAGTGGACTCCTCTGGGGCTGAAAAATCCTGCTAACACTGAACTGCCACCGGCTGCAGCTCCTCATATGACCACCTGAGGCAGGCTCCAAAAGACCTTTTAACCATGTTTGCGGCACTCAAACCTTTTTGGAGTGTTTTTAAGGAATTTACGTGACAAACAATAACTGCTTATTATTTAGCaggtatttctgctaaatatgGCCTATAAATGCTCCTTGCTTGTCAGGCTAGCTGATAACTATAGAtgatataaaagatggacatagcttccagacctgaaaaaaaaatgaagccaatgtgGAAGAGCCATAAACCTGCACTCagttgtgatttaaaaaaaaaaagaaaaaagagaagggagccggagatcgacagacggattggtgctgcggctgcagtgatgcggacgctgcaccggtccgtcgtggtgaagagggagctgagtgtaaaagcgaaatctcaatttaccggtcgatctacgtccctaccctcacctatggccacgagctgtgggtagtgaccgaaagaacgagatcgcggattcaagcagcagaaatgagcttcctccgaagggtggctggcctctcccttagagatagggtgagaagttcggccatccgggaggggctcagagtagagccgccgctgctcctccacatcgaaaggagccagttgaggtggttcgggcatctgacaaggatgcctcctgggtgaggtgttccgggcatggcccaccgggaggaggccctggggcagacccaggacacgctggagagattatatctctcagctggcctgggaacgccttggtgttcccccggataagctggaggaggtggctggggagagggaggtctgggcttctctgcttaggctgctgcccccgcgacccggcctcggataaagcggatgaagatggatggatggatggaagaaaaaaagagttcaGGTCCTACAGAAGTCTTTTGAAAAAACGCAATCTAATCAGACCTGTATACACACTTTACTACTTAATTTCTTATTCACTCACTTTAAATCATGCTGA
This sequence is a window from Oreochromis niloticus isolate F11D_XX linkage group LG6, O_niloticus_UMD_NMBU, whole genome shotgun sequence. Protein-coding genes within it:
- the LOC109202433 gene encoding uncharacterized protein LOC109202433 isoform X3, which encodes MMEFVHVAVTVLCLLSLGHSAPVTSCENLIQPREIHGNQLVGKWTHIAVSLDIPGFNMLTKMPLETAWMNITAANEANTFNNLYVHRMRGMCSTLKTNMTLVNNSMVYNYQYPTVLLNTGCPDCLVMYSNKTVGRTTFKAFHLLSRRAKVSAAELEEFTKQAECLNLESPAILDSEKGFCPDPALGPGTQTTDLSLSSVTPDDLNLSEKLFTESGMKTILDTDQSSVDLFNED
- the LOC109202433 gene encoding uncharacterized protein LOC109202433 isoform X2, which encodes MMEFVHVAVAVLGLLSLGHSAPVTSCENLLQPREIYGSQLVGKWTHIAVSLDIPGFNMLTKMPLETAWMNITAANEANTFNNLYVHRMRGMCSTLKTNMTLVNNSMVYNYQYPTVLLNTGCPDCLVMYSNKTVGRTTFKAFHLLSRRAKVSAAELEEFTKQAECLNLESPAILDSEKGFCPDPALGPGTQTTDLSLSSVTPDDLNLSEKLFTESGMKTILDTDQSSVDLFNED